Genomic DNA from Bradysia coprophila strain Holo2 unplaced genomic scaffold, BU_Bcop_v1 contig_439, whole genome shotgun sequence:
gatttaaaaattaattgatttgttaggtaatgtaaattttcaagcaCGCTgcctttgaaaatataaatagtGTGAAGTGGCAGAAGACCGACTTTCCGACAGCGTCAATTAGTGgcagttttgtgaaatatcGCCTAAATCCACAATATATTTTACTACGCAAGTAATGGCAAGCCGGAAATGCACGTTCAGATTCAACGCTAGTTGGTTTGATGAGCAGCAGACACTCACCAGAAAGATTTTAAACACTTCAAGCATGGatgatactctaaatagagtactgaaactggacagtgtattaTACAAACGTAGAAcactataaaaatatttccatgtgaaatagagtactttctgcagccgACCACTATGATCATGCATGcgtgaagtgcgttgctagcCATCGTAGTTTTAAAAACGTCTTTTTCTGTGTTTGCAAATAATACGACATAAGAGAAAAACGTTAATTAATCCTATGTGTCAATGTTTATCTTATATTGCCATAGTAGTTTGAATCATACAAGTTgatcgatttcaaaatttttataaaaaaacactGACATTTTACTGTACAATCCCGCGTACATAGTTACCTATCGTTCTGCACTGGGGACACTTGTAAGGATTTCCATGTTCATACAGTCTAATTGAGCAGAGCTCACAGATTATGTGTCTACACTTAACGTAGACAACGTTCGTGAATGCATCAGTTTCCTTACAAACCGCACACAGGTTACGTACCGGTGATGATAGCTGAATTTTCTGAAATACAGCTGGATGTGGTGGTACAGCCACTTGCACTGGTACAGCCGGTTTTGCTGGAACAGCCGGTTGTGCTGGAACAGCCGGTTGTACTGGAACAGCCGGTTGTGCTGGTACAGATGGTTGTGCTGGTAGTACAACTGGAAGTGGATGAACTTCGATGTTTGCGATCGGCACCAGTGGTTCTTCAGGAGCTTCGTCGTCGGATGAGACTTCACGAACCTCATCGTCATCCGCTTCGGAGTATAGCGGGGAAGTAGGTCTGGACGATCCTGGTGAATACGTTGGCGATGTACCCCGGGGAAGTGAAGGTGAACGTGGTGATGAGCGGTACGAAAATTGCGACGGCGATGTTCCTCCAATCGAAGAAGGTACTCGTGGTGTAGTGTCCCATTCACCTAAATAAactggaaataaaaatttataaaacgaAGGTTCTAGATAGGGACTTATGCTCGATATACTTACAAGATGAGATAGTGCCCTCGTTGTCAAGgcttaaattttccatttcaaactGTTACTGTCAAAAGATGAACTAAACTGTTGCTGTTAAAAGATGAACTAACTGATATTTGTACCATGCAGTCCCTTAAATACCTACACGTCCCTCCAGGTAAATGCACATATGATAACCACACATGTTTTTACTATTCACAATCCTCATCATACTACTGTACCTACCGTAGACAGTAAATATCATCCTTAAATTATGTACATGACATATTCATAATATCTCGTTCCCTCAATATCGATGAGACgatatcaataaaattttatcgttACCAGGTGATAATTACGACCTTTCAATATCCACGTGTGATATTCGAATTTTgctatcaataaaattttattttcatctaaATAATACCTAAACAGCATTCTAAAACCttcattacattttaaatgtaaaaattatgaatgaaataataaggggaacattttacaaaaatttctccactGTATAAATTCTGATTTCGGTACGCGGTATGTAACCACGTTTCAATTACAATAATGATTGGAAAATCAGAATGACCAGAGTAAAATTATCTACCAAAAATTCTTATTAGATATActataaaatagaaattaaagaGAGAAAGGGGAAGTTTTtcagaaacagaaatttcGAGTCATTCAGGCTCGGAATGGCCACCTGGAAAATCACAGTGCACTTTTCTGAATTTGATATCATGTGCATTTGCATTTGAtatgtcaaattttttcatgttatatgtcattttcacaaagcttacctcaatctttgaaaaattaatataaaattttcgggGTATCGGGTAATCTGGGCACACGAAGCAGAAATATGACATTATTAAAGTCAATTTTTCACAATCTCGCACACACAAATTTAATGCCATAAATGTTTGTTAGCTTAATTAttcctttcacaaaattttagtGAAGTAAAATTGTGAGCGAATTCACCTTTTACGCAGTTGAAAATTGCGTGTTTTTTGCACcatgtgccaaattaccccgcGCCTCTTGCCTTTTTGCTACATTTCAAGCGCTTTTTCCTGAATTCCACAAGAGCGCTTTTCAGTGGCCAGTCCGGTCCTGCAGTCATTCAGTACAGAACAAACGAGAAAGCTTTTCATTAGGGTTGGGTGAACAGTTTATTCTAAGGGAATATGATGTAAAGGTAGAAGGATGtagaaaatttggttttactttttgatGGAATTGGTTTGAGAAAGCCTATGGTTTGATAATGGTCAGTTGATACGGCCGAAACTATagtaacaaataaaattaaaattttgatgtaaattaaaaaagcgtatttttctcaaaaccaaaaaaagacATAAGTTAATAGTGAATCATGTACAAGCCCtcgttttttgaaaaagtttttacattttttggaaCGGTTGTATAAAGTTAAAAGAGCTATTTATTGCGCTTTTCAGGAATTGATCATCGAATTGATTAACCTCTGATTTCGACAGTGTAGTCGTAGCCACGGAATGCTGGAGcgtaaaattcaattacgaCGAAATCGTAACCAACACCTCCCTCTTTAACTGTTGCAGTGGAATAAGCTGAGCCCAGTAAATTGTCTATTTTAATATAGCTTATAGGTGCTGCATATTCTCCCTAGAGttatttagttgaaaatagtgtcagaaatttaaaacaaaactttcactTTCGAAACTTACGTCTGTTGGATACTTGACTTTTCTCGATTGCCAATACCCCTCCCATAAGCTCACGGACAAGCTATTACCTCTAAAAAGCAATGGTCCTCCTGATGTTCCTTCTTCGTAAACCGTTTTAAGGCAGTTACATGTCGAAATTACAATTAAAAGGACCAAAACGATGAaacgtttcattttgtttcgaCCGATTGAGGGacacaattaaaatgaaattaaaattgtaagaCACGACTATATttacacacaaacaaaaacgaacCATCTGAACAAACATGATTATTATTCATGACAAACGATACAATTTCTGACACATTCTGTGAAAATTGgagtttcaaaatattttatatatttcttgCTTAAAAAACACACTTTATCTGATCGCAAACCTCGATATAAAGAAGGCTTTGCGATTCGCGTATAAACATCAAATACATAAGCCAATACATAAGCTTTATAGTCGAGTATATAAGTTTTATAGTTGAACTGTAAAGGTACATACATGAAGCGTTTATATACACACAGAatgtgtgttttgtttttggtctGCTGGAATTTCCATGATCGAAGAAGTGGCACTGTCACTGAGTGACAGGCTTTCGTCCAACTGACTGAATGACATTTACAGACTAGACTTACATGTAAAACGGAGACATACTATCGGTACTAAATCCGAGAAGCATACCAATGAACAGAAGTTTTCGACTATTGCAATTTAATATACACTATGCGCCTCTAGCGAGAGATCCGAGAGCTGCCTTGACATCTGTCCAAATGTCAGAAGTCCCACTCAAAATTTCGTCTCCGGCATGTAAGACCATATATGATAGATTTTTGAGAACCAGGAAAATCCTGAAGTTCTTGACTACTATCTTAATCATCCCTTTAGTCCAGAAGCGTAAACTCCAAGTCCAAATCCAAATCCAAGAAAATATAAGTTTTCCCTTAAAATCTCAgagttctagaactgggaaaTGCTGGACCATGTGGAGTGATTGAATTTTGCAAACTTGCACTCTACCAGGTAAATAATCCCAGAAGTAGcaaaggaaataaaaaaaaaatgcaagaacgTCGCTTCCAACCCTGTTACTGGCTCATGATAATAAGCTGCGATGTCAGGGATTAGTGAGGAATCATGAAATTTTTGGGTACTTTATGCTGCAGAACTCGGTCCCAAATCCAGaacacattcaaaaattacactgaAAAGTCGTAACATTCCAAAGTTCAGCCAGTTTTCCagcagaataaaaatttatcttGCATGAAAATCTtgataattaatattttttcattccatTATATGGTGGGAATGCGGAAAATCGGTTCCAGATCCTCCACCATTAAAGATAGTAAAGACTGCCATACTTTATTTCATAGCGAACAAATCTTCTAAACATCGTTTCCCTGCAAAACTTATATTTCACGagttatttcattttgaaactcAACTTTTTTCCTGACATTTCGGAAACAGTcctaaaaaatagaaaattcggaaaaacaaagcatatcaaaaaaaaactttagacTTTCCTCTTTCATTTGAGCTACATATAGCTATGGTAGGAGTCATGGCgacttcacaataattcatcaaACCTACCTGCACCGTAAACTTTAAAGTAGTGGGAGAGAAAGGGAGGGGCTCAAATTTTGGGCTCCATATCTCATTAGACTCTGGAAGTCCACATTTACCGATGGTCAAACTTTGAGACCTTTGTCAAAAAATGCATTGTGCAATTGCATTTTGTCTACTAAAACTTCATAAACAACTTCCACACGAaatatgtttcaatttttcgtgtgacataactattttattgcttcctgatgaaattatttttgtgactGTTTATGGAGTAGCTCCACTAACTCatccaaaaaaatgtgaattctCACGTTCCTTTTACTTCTTTATTCTTCTTCACTATTAACCATCGACAGGATTCAGATAGACAAAGTAGAGCACTGTGAGCGCTGAAATGTTCATTTTGACAAGTGGGAGATTGATATCCTAAGCTGAAGGCGTGGATCATGTAGTGTggatgcaaagataaaccaGAATTACCTCTCCGAGCTGATGTATAATTgagagtttgcgcaaatgagttataagtcaacttatcaTTTGAATTATACTTCTGTCATTTGCACCAACTGTCTAATATTATGTTGTCCAacgctaaataaataaatgttgtgGAGCTTCGGTGCACTTTAGTCGACCGTGAAATGTAAACGtctcgaaataaatttgtttacgtTTGACAAGACCGATAAATCGAGGAAAAATCCCAACCTAAACTGTCTAATGTACGTTTTACCACACAGAGACATTCTGATACGCCCTTGcttgtaattttgttgttttggcaagagCTTTGCGTAACGAGCCGAAGCGAGTGGAGTAATTACACAagccaaaacaataatttagaAGCAATTACATACGATATATTAAATGCTGGTGTACCGTAAGTGTACTTTGCTGTACATAAAAGACTATTTCTTCCATAAACTATAGTGAGACGAAGCGTCAACAAACTTTATTTGCTCATGGCCTGTTGAGggaagaaaataaggttatttACGCTGCACGTATGAAACAGTAGCTTACGtcattgtttggaactttttatttttttcaagtgTGACTCGGATGCAgagtattattattattattattattattaaataggGCGTCTCCTTAATTGCTTAAGTAAACATGCACTTAGGCCGCCAGTGGGCCCATTGTGCTACCCATGTTATAAGTTATGCCAGTGTGCTACACTCCGTATTTTTGTTGGAATCTACCTGTACTACAGATGTAGTTTAGGATATCCCTGGGGTGTAACGTTTTGATTGTGccgatttttattgtaaagttGCCCAGGTATTTAAATCTTGAAGAAATGAATGCTGGGCATTGGCATAAGTAGTGGTCGGCTGAATCAATGTGTTCCCCACATAGATCACAACCCGCATCCTGTCTTTTTCCGATGTTCGTAAGGTGTTTGTTAAAGTCAA
This window encodes:
- the LOC119082465 gene encoding protein app1-like; this encodes MENLSLDNEGTISSCEWDTTPRVPSSIGGTSPSQFSYRSSPRSPSLPRGTSPTYSPGSSRPTSPLYSEADDDEVREVSSDDEAPEEPLVPIANIEVHPLPVVLPAQPSVPAQPAVPVQPAVPAQPAVPAKPAVPVQVAVPPHPAVFQKIQLSSPVRNLCAVCKETDAFTNVVYVKCRHIICLLLSSLEIPGDCNNVGTSAAEKA